From Coffea arabica cultivar ET-39 chromosome 9c, Coffea Arabica ET-39 HiFi, whole genome shotgun sequence, one genomic window encodes:
- the LOC113707719 gene encoding uncharacterized protein, with translation MPDPIPNSNNQNNRPSSSSSGPSPMEIDGYEEDLMLSKSEFLTRYEVLKRRSRRLKQLAKIYRDHYWALMEDLKLKYREYYWEYGKSPFQEDDENNNNLVSSNGSNHNNVNIKGENGEANIQGNADNCHGNVGGSRIYGNRCGVHGCKSKAMALTRFCQMHILSDNKQKLYKACNYAIKSPPTGPILCGKPILRSTVPSYCALHFQKAEKHVARALKKAGLNVSSTSKLAPKFHVVVAEYTRQIQNKRRAAQKALSENADMKEDISC, from the exons ATGCCGGACCCAATCCCCAACTCCAATAACCAAAATAACCGCCCCTCTTCATCTTCCTCCGGGCCATCACCTATGGAAATCGACGGGTACGAAGAGGACTTAATGTTATCGAAGTCCGAGTTCTTGACCCGGTACGAGGTATTAAAACGCCGGTCGCGTCGGCTCAAGCAACTCGCGAAAATCTATAGGGACCATTACTGGGCACTGATGGAGGATTTGAAGCTCAAGTATAGAGAGTACTATTGGGAGTATGGTAAAAGCCCTTTTCAAGAAGATGATGAGAATAATAACAATTTGGTTAGTAGTAATGGCAGTAATCATAATAATGTGAATATTAAGGGAGAAAATGGGGAGGCGAATATACAAGGAAACGCAGATAATTGTCATGGAAACGTTGGCGGAAGTAGGATTTATGGAAATAGGTGTGGAGTTCATGGCTGTAAATCGAAGGCTATGGCGTTAACGAGGTTCTGCCAGATGCATATTCTGTCTGATAACAAACAGAAGCTCTACAAGGCCTGCAATTATGCTATTAAAAG TCCACCAACAGGACCGATCCTCTGTGGAAAGCCAATCCTGAGGTCCACTGTCCCTTCTTACTGCGCTCTTCATTTCCAGAAGGCTGAAAAGCACGTGGCAAGGGCTCTTAAGAAGGCTGGTCTTAATGTCTCTTCTACAAGCAAGCTTGCTCCCAAGTTCCATGTTGTAGTTGCAGAATACACCCGccagattcaaaataaaagaagagCTGCCCAAAAGGCTCTTTCAGAAAATGCTGACATGAAGGAGGATATAAGCTGTTAA
- the LOC113705964 gene encoding uncharacterized protein: protein MDKSWMWKDRRSGEFEKGLELFLNYAFKHSSHGNGMIACPCSECKCGVCVSRADAKIHLKVFGFLKGYTQWVAHGEFVYSSAPIQTSDNVPHNVSDIGDDMNGLVHEALGIPQQDPAMAGTFESNQELPNSVAEKFYKLIDDSQQELYPGCKNFSKLSFIIRLLHLKCLGKWSNKIFDMLLDLLREAFPEAMEKLPKSYYESEKLMKELGLGYEKYDACPNDCTLYWGVNAKRTCCETCKELRWEASENDPSGEKRKVARKVLWHFPLKPRLQRLFMSSKTAKHMRWHSEGRTKDGYMRHPADSPAWKTFDYQHTDFSKDPRNVRLGLASDGFNPFKSMSSTHSTWPVILIPYNIPPWMCMKQPYLMLSLLIPGPHAPGNDIDVYLQPLIKELKELWEMGINTYDASCKQNFQLRAALLWTISDFPGYAVLSGWSTKGKYACPVCHKHTTSQRLRHKDCYMGHRKFLDPAHTFRKNSRAFNGKEEHGRAPENLMGSTILSELKNFQIRFGKLVDDNPTLPFSWKKLSIFFDLPYWKDNLIRHNLDVMHIEKNICDCIVGTLLNLDKNKDDYTARCDLRDMGIRPELHPVEKENGRFYLPPACFTMDRKEKEIFCKVLKKVKVPDGYAANISRCVKVKPPKIYGLKSHDNHILMQQLLPIALRKTLSKAVRSPLIKLSRYFRKLCSKVLCAEDLVHMEKEIAIILCQLERIFPPSFFVIMVHLSIHLATKAKIGGPVHYRWMYPIERYLGTLKSYVRNKSRPEGCIAEGYIAEECLTFCSFFLADYVETKLNRSNRNEEVAKSSSTGLDLFSMSTRPLGKGIPTKFSDEILRKAHQYVLFNCDHVNPYINQHYQLIEERNPRAGKHVIELMHSENFASWFANHIEHNIECKGDTSLMDLKQLAKGPNIVGIQYKGLIVNGFRFHTRELEKKRKTQNSGVMVNATTSSFASAKDNNPILSDLDYYGILTNIIELDYREGRKVLLFECDWVSKGKRLKQDEDGFMLANFSNVKRHNEPYILAVQASQVFYVEDPLENGWHVVITTRPRAEYNMDHVGDVDMYLQSPISNIQLGDDNGDVSYIRDDVQGVGLIPIRPNS from the exons ATGGATAAGAGTTGGATGTGGAAAGATAGAAGAAGTGGTGAATTTGAAAAGGGTTTGGAATTATTCTTAAACTATGCATTTAAGCATTCAAGTCATGGGAATGGAATGATTGCTTGTCCATGTTCAGAATGTAAATGTGGAGTATGTGTGTCTAGGGCAGatgcaaaaattcatttgaagGTGTTTGGATTTCTTAAGGGATACACACAGTGGGTAGCTCACGGGGAATTTGTATACTCTTCTGCACCGATACAGACCTCAGACAATGTTCCTCATAACGTATCTGATATAGGTGATGACATGAATGGTCTAGTTCATGAAGCCTTAGGAATACCTCAACAAGATCCTGCTATGGCTGGGACATTTGAATCTAATCAGGAACTACCGAATTCAGTTGCTGAAAAGTTTTATAAGTTAATTGATGATTCTCAACAAGAACTCTACCCTGGTTGTAAAAATTTTTCCAAGCTTTCGTTCATAATTCGCTTGCTTCACTTGAAGTGTCTGGGTAAATGGAGTAACAAAATCTTTGATATGCTTCTTGATTTGTTAAGAGAAGCATTTCCTGAAGCCATGGAAAAATTGCCTAAATCTTACTATGAGTCTGAAAAATTAATGAAAGAATTAGGACTTGGATATGAAAAGTATGATGCTTGTCCTAATGATTGCACTTTGTATTGGGGGGTAAATGCAAAAAGAACTTGTTGTGAAACATGCAAAGAACTTAGATGGGAAGCATCAGAAAATGATCCATCCggtgagaaaagaaaagtcgCACGTAAGGTTTTATGGCATTTTCCACTAAAACCCAGGTTGCAACGTTTATTTATGTCATCTAAAACTGCAAAGCATATGAGATGGCACTCGGAGGGTCGTACTAAGGATGGTTATATGAGACACCCTGCTGATTCCCCAGCTTGGAAAACTTTCGATTATCAGCATACAGATTTTTCTAAGGATCCTCGTAATGTTAGGTTGGGATTGGCTTCCGATGGATTTAATCCTTTCAAAAGTATGAGCTCCACTCATAGTACATGGCCGGTGATTTTGATACCTTATAATATACCGCCTTGGATGTGTATGAAACAGCCATATTTAATGTTGTCATTGTTGATACCAGGTCCACATGCTCCTGGTAATGATATTGATGTATATTTACAACCTCTAATCAAAGAATTGAAAGAATTGTGGGAGATGGGGATCAATACATATGATGCATCTTGCAAACAAAACTTTCAATTAAGAGCAGCATTATTATGGACTATCAGTGATTTTCCTGGCTATGCAGTTTTATCCGGTTGGAGTACTAAAGGAAAATATGCATGCCCTGTTTGTCATAAACACACAACTTCACAACGGTTAAGGCATAAGGATTGTTATATGGGCCATAGAAAATTTTTGGATCCGGCTCATACTTTTAGGAAGAATTCTCGAGCTTTTAATGGAAAGGAAGAACATGGGAGAGCTCCTGAAAATTTGATGGGGTCTACAATTTTATCtgaattgaaaaattttcaaatcagatTTGGAAAATTAGTTGATGATAATCCAACATTGCCATTCAGTTGGAAAAAGTTGAGCATTTTCTTTGATCTTCCTTATTGGAAGGATAATTTAATTCGTCATAATTTGGATGTCATGCATATTGAAAAGAATATTTGTGATTGCATTGTTGGGACATTGTTGAATCTGGATAAAAATAAGGATGATTATACTGCACGCTGTGATTTACGTGACATGGGTATAAGGCCGGAACTTCATCCAGTTGAGAAAGAAAATGGTAGATTTTATTTGCCTCCAGCCTGCTTTACAATGGacaggaaggaaaaagaaattttctgtAAAGTGCTAAAAAAAGTGAAGGTACCGGACGGGTATGCAGCTAATATATCTAGATGTGTGAAAGTGAAGCCGCCCAAAATTTATGGACTTAAGAGCCATGATAACCATATTTTGATGCAGCAGTTGTTGCCAATAGCTTTGAGAAAAACATTATCGAAGGCAGTCCGCTCTCCATTGATTAAATTGAGTAGGTACTTTCGAAAGTTGTGCTCTAAAGTCCTTTGTGCTGAAGATTTAGTCCACATGGAGAAGGAGATTGCTATTATACTTTGTCAACTCGAGAGAATCTTTCCACCATCTTTTTTTGTTATCATGGTGCATTTATCTATCCATTTGGCCACCAAGGCAAAAATTGGAGGGCCAGTCCATTATCGCTGGATGTATCCTATTGAAAG GTACTTGGGCACCTTGAAGTCTTATGTTCGAAACAAAAGTCGACCAGAAGGTTGCATTGCTGAAGGGTATATAGCAGAAGAGTGCTTgacattttgttcatttttcttGGCTGATTATGTGGAGACAAAATTGAATCGATCAAACAGAAATGAAGAGGTCGCTAAAAGTTCTTCAACTGGACTGGATTTGTTCTCAATGTCAACTCGTCCATTAGGCAAAGGAATTCCCACTAAATTCAGCGAtgagattttgagaaaagcacATCAATATGTCCTATTCAATTGTGACCATGTCAATCCCTATATCAA CCAGCATTATCAATTGATTGAAGAAAGGAATCCCCGAGCTGGAAAACATGTTATTGAACTCATGCATAGTGAGAATTTTGCATCTTGGTTTGCCAATCAT ATTGAGCACAATATAGAGTGCAAGGGAGATACATCACTTATGGATTTGAAGCAGCTTGCTAAGGGTCCAAATATTGTTGGGATACAATACAAAGGACTGATTGTCAATGGTTTTCGATTTCATACAAGAGAGttggagaaaaaaagaaaaacacaaaatagTGGAGTCATGGTTAATGCCACAACCTCGAGTTTTGCAAGTGCAAAAGATAATAATCCAATTTTGAGTGATTTGGATTATTATGGAATTTTGACTAACATCATTGAGTTAGACTACAGAGAAGGTCGAAAAGTGTTGTTATTTGAATGTGATTGGGTCTCCAAAGGAAAAAGGCTAAAGCAAGATGAGGATGGGTTCATGTTAGCGAACTTTTCGAATGTAAAGCGGCACAATGAACCTTATATTCTTGCTGTTCAAGCATCACAAGTATTTTATGTGGaagatcctcttgaaaatgGGTGGCATGTTGTTATCACCACAAGACCAAGAGCTGAGTACAACATGGATCATGTGGGTGATGTGGACATGTACTTGCAAAGTCCAATTTCAAACATACAGTTGGGAGATGACAATGGAGATGTTAGCTACATCCGTGATGATGTTCAAGGAGTCGGATTGATTCCAATTAGGCCAAATTCATGA
- the LOC140014372 gene encoding acyltransferase GLAUCE-like, with the protein MGTLYQGPPDTAIHDLKVTIQESQLVFPAQETQSKSMFLSNIDQVLNFNVQTVHFFPANLEFPPKIVADRLRTALSNVLVPYDFLAGRIQLNPHSGRLEIDCNSAGAVFAVASSEFALDDIGDLVYPNPAFGQLIVEKVDAIGSDDQPLCIIQLTSFKCGGFAMGVSTNHAMLDGLSFKIFLQNLASQAFDDKPLAIVPYDDRTVLAARSPPQVTFPHPELLKLKIPIGEEPSHPTFDCPQEELAFKIFRLSSDHISYLKEKAKASGPAAAAATATTNYRITGFNVVTAHVWRCKALSCDSEEGLERLSTVLYAVDIRPRMKPPLPASYTGNAVLTAYATAKCRELEEGPFSKLVAMVSEGAARMTDEYARSAIDWGEVYKGFPHGEFLISSWWRLGFAEMEYPWGKPRYSCPVVHQRKDIILLFPDIDAANANAVNVLVALPGKEMEKFQSLFHKLLEDN; encoded by the exons ATGGGTACTCTCTACCAAGGTCCCCCTGATACAGCCATACATGATCTTAAGGTCACCATCCAAGAATCCCAGCTAGTTTTTCCGGCACAAGAAACACAAAGCAAATCCATGTTCTTGTCAAATATAGATCAGGTCCTCAACTTCAACGTCCAAACCGTCCATTTCTTCCCCGCCAACCTTGAATTTCCACCAAAAATTGTGGCAGATAGGCTGAGAACAGCACTAAGCAACGTGTTAGTGCCATATGATTTCTTGGCTGGAAGGATACAGTTGAATCCTCATTCAGGTCGCCTGGAGATAGATTGCAATTCTGCAGGTGCCGTTTTCGCGGTGGCTTCTAGCGAGTTTGCTCTGGATGACATTGGAGATTTGGTGTATCCAAACCCTGCTTTCGGGCAGCTTATAGTCGAGAAGGTAGACGCCATTGGATCTGATGATCAGCCACTCTGCATTATTCAG CTAACATCATTTAAATGCGGTGGTTTTGCAATGGGCGTGTCCACCAACCATGCCATGCTTGATGGTCTGAGCTTCAAAATCTTCCTACAAAATTTAGCCTCACAAGCTTTTGACGACAAACCCTTGGCAATTGTACCATACGATGATCGTACCGTGCTAGCAGCAAGATCACCGCCTCAGGTCACATTCCCTCATCCAGAATTgctcaaactcaagattccAATTGGGGAAGAACCAAGCCATCCAACTTTTGACTGCCCACAAGAGGAACTTGCCTTCAAAATCTTCCGGCTCAGCTCAGACCACATCAGTTACTTGAAGGAGAAGGCAAAAGCCAGCGGGCCCGCCGCCGCCGCAGCCACCGCGACAACAAATTACAGGATCACTGGCTTTAACGTCGTAACAGCTCATGTTTGGAGGTGCAAAGCATTGTCATGCGACTCAGAGGAGGGTCTAGAGAGGTTGTCCACCGTGCTTTACGCGGTCGATATCCGTCCACGGATGAAGCCGCCGCTTCCCGCTTCATACACGGGCAATGCGGTGCTGACCGCCTACGCCACCGCGAAATGCAGGGAGCTGGAGGAAGGGCCGTTTTCGAAGCTGGTGGCGATGGTGTCGGAGGGGGCTGCAAGGATGACCGATGAGTATGCGAGGTCTGCCATCGACTGGGGAGAGGTTTACAAAGGGTTCCCGCACGGGGAGTTTCTGATATCATCATGGTGGAGGTTAGGCTTTGCTGAAATGGAATACCCGTGGGGGAAACCAAGGTATAGCTGCCCGGTGGTGCATCAGAGGAAAGATATCATTTTGCTCTTCCCTGATATTGATGCTGCCAACGCTAATGCAGTCAATGTTTTGGTTGCTCTTCCTGGGAAGGAGATGGAGAAGTTTCAATCACTCTTTCACAAATTATTGGAAGATAATTGA